A section of the Cuniculiplasma divulgatum genome encodes:
- a CDS encoding PD-(D/E)XK nuclease family protein, giving the protein MSRKDEIENLFREVVQGKPYTGKPIPVNRFSVSGLSFSVDQEVKRKLGLVEETFRDRLNMLRGTALHSYVQSMVKNQGYVAEYRMYFTIPFRWHYMGYENINLVGVIDLLHNDRREILELKSSTSSDRIEDYHRLQLASYMKMMSERTGQDYSGYVVKFGGTDLVTEEIPKDEVQHYWETLVSRAMECARKIDQAMEENDVKQMTDPNDNKGNGLYGFEPH; this is encoded by the coding sequence ATGTCCAGAAAAGATGAAATTGAGAACCTGTTCAGGGAAGTGGTGCAGGGGAAGCCCTATACCGGAAAGCCAATACCCGTCAACAGGTTCAGTGTAAGCGGGTTATCATTCAGCGTAGATCAGGAGGTAAAAAGAAAACTCGGGCTTGTGGAGGAAACTTTCCGCGACAGGCTCAACATGCTCCGTGGAACTGCGCTTCATTCCTATGTGCAGAGCATGGTGAAGAACCAGGGATACGTTGCGGAATACAGGATGTATTTCACCATACCATTCAGATGGCATTATATGGGATATGAAAACATAAATCTTGTAGGCGTCATCGATCTCCTGCATAATGATCGGCGTGAGATACTGGAACTCAAGAGTTCAACAAGTTCAGATCGCATAGAGGATTACCACAGGCTTCAGCTTGCATCATACATGAAGATGATGTCAGAACGGACCGGGCAGGATTACAGCGGTTACGTGGTCAAATTCGGGGGCACTGACCTTGTGACGGAGGAGATACCAAAGGATGAAGTCCAGCATTACTGGGAAACACTTGTGTCAAGGGCGATGGAGTGCGCGCGCAAGATAGACCAGGCAATGGAGGAAAATGACGTAAAGCAGATGACTGACCCCAATGATAACAAGGGAAATGGCTTATATGGCTTTGAACCACACTGA